In a genomic window of Leifsonia xyli subsp. cynodontis DSM 46306:
- a CDS encoding carbonic anhydrase produces the protein MPTNRPGRIWNELLRGNERFVAGTPRHPRQDVERRESVAQDQAPIAAIFGCADSRLAAEIIFDLGLGDAFVVRNAGQVISDSVVGSLEYAVAVLKVPLILVLGHNACGAVASAIASQAAGAEPLPPHIASLIAPILPAVHRVTNTAMDAAIDPAQVDASEVGREHLRDTVSELLARSEIISDAVAANLLAIVGANYRLQQGRVVPDIVVGLAAPAADSPSAA, from the coding sequence ATGCCCACGAACCGTCCGGGACGCATCTGGAACGAGCTGCTGCGAGGCAACGAGCGCTTCGTCGCCGGCACGCCCCGTCATCCGCGCCAGGATGTCGAACGCCGCGAATCCGTCGCCCAGGACCAGGCGCCCATCGCCGCGATCTTCGGCTGCGCCGACTCCCGTCTCGCCGCCGAGATCATCTTCGACCTCGGCCTCGGCGACGCGTTCGTCGTGCGCAACGCCGGCCAGGTGATCTCGGACTCGGTGGTCGGCTCGCTGGAGTACGCGGTCGCCGTGCTGAAGGTGCCGCTCATCCTCGTGCTCGGCCACAACGCCTGCGGCGCCGTCGCCTCAGCCATCGCTTCGCAGGCGGCCGGCGCCGAACCGCTTCCCCCGCACATCGCCTCGCTCATCGCCCCGATCCTCCCGGCCGTTCACCGCGTGACGAACACCGCGATGGACGCCGCTATCGACCCCGCGCAGGTGGACGCCTCCGAGGTCGGCCGCGAGCACCTGCGCGACACAGTGAGCGAGCTGCTGGCCCGCTCGGAGATCATCAGCGACGCCGTCGCCGCCAATCTCCTCGCCATCGTCGGGGCCAACTACCGGCTCCAGCAAGGTCGGGTCGTCCCCGACATCGTCGTCGGTCTGGCCGCTCCGGCCGCCGACTCCCCGAGCGCCGCCTGA
- a CDS encoding class II fumarate hydratase — protein sequence MVDSSSGTEYRIEHDTMGEVRVPAAALYSAQTQRAVENFPISGSVLEPAQIAALARIKKSAALANARLGVIDTEIAEAIAASADEVVAGGLFGEFPIDVYQTGSGTSSNMNMNEVLATLATRRLGRPVHPNDHVNASQSSNDVFPTSVHIAVTGALIDELIPALDHLAVALEEKAELWATAVKSGRTHLMDATPVTLGQEFGGYAAQIRYGIERVRAALTRVAEVPLGGTAVGTGINTPPGFPQLVIELLTQETELPITEARNHFEAQANRDALVEVSGALRTIAVSLTKVCNDLRWMGSGPNTGLGELHIPDLQPGSSIMPGKVNPVVPEAVLMVAARVIGNDATIAWSGASGLFELNVAIPVMGTALLESIRLLTQASRVLADKTVAGLEANLARARAFAESSPSIVTPLNRVIGYEAAATVAKHSVAQGMTVREAVIALGFVERGEVTEEQLDKALDVLSMTRPG from the coding sequence GTGGTGGACAGCAGTTCGGGCACCGAGTACCGCATCGAGCACGACACGATGGGCGAGGTGCGGGTGCCCGCAGCCGCCCTGTACAGCGCACAGACGCAGCGAGCGGTCGAGAACTTCCCGATCTCCGGCTCCGTGCTGGAGCCCGCCCAGATCGCGGCGCTCGCCCGCATCAAGAAGTCCGCGGCTCTCGCGAACGCCCGTCTCGGCGTCATCGACACCGAGATCGCGGAGGCCATCGCGGCCTCCGCCGACGAGGTCGTCGCCGGCGGGCTGTTCGGCGAGTTCCCGATCGACGTCTACCAGACCGGCTCGGGCACCTCCTCCAACATGAACATGAACGAGGTGCTCGCGACCCTCGCCACACGCCGCCTGGGCCGCCCGGTGCATCCGAACGACCACGTCAACGCTTCGCAGTCCTCGAACGACGTCTTCCCGACCTCCGTCCACATCGCTGTCACCGGCGCGCTGATCGACGAGCTCATCCCGGCCCTCGACCACCTGGCGGTCGCGCTGGAGGAGAAGGCCGAGCTGTGGGCCACAGCTGTCAAGAGCGGCCGCACCCACTTGATGGACGCCACGCCGGTGACCCTCGGGCAGGAGTTCGGCGGCTACGCCGCCCAGATCCGCTACGGCATCGAGCGTGTCCGGGCGGCGCTGACCCGGGTCGCCGAAGTCCCCCTCGGCGGCACCGCGGTCGGCACCGGCATCAACACTCCGCCCGGCTTCCCGCAGCTGGTGATCGAGCTCCTCACCCAGGAGACGGAGCTGCCGATCACCGAGGCCCGCAACCACTTCGAGGCCCAGGCCAACCGCGACGCCCTGGTCGAGGTCTCCGGCGCGCTCCGCACCATCGCCGTCAGCCTGACCAAGGTCTGCAACGACCTCCGGTGGATGGGCTCCGGCCCCAACACCGGCCTCGGCGAACTGCACATCCCGGACCTCCAGCCCGGATCGTCGATCATGCCCGGCAAGGTCAACCCGGTCGTCCCAGAAGCTGTCCTCATGGTCGCCGCCCGCGTCATCGGCAACGACGCGACGATCGCCTGGAGCGGCGCCTCCGGCCTCTTCGAGCTGAACGTCGCCATCCCGGTGATGGGCACCGCCCTGCTCGAGTCCATCCGCCTCCTCACCCAGGCCAGCCGAGTGCTCGCCGACAAGACCGTCGCCGGTCTCGAAGCGAACCTCGCCCGGGCTCGCGCGTTCGCCGAGTCCAGCCCGTCCATCGTGACCCCGCTGAACCGCGTGATCGGCTACGAGGCCGCCGCCACGGTCGCCAAGCACTCCGTCGCCCAGGGGATGACCGTTCGGGAGGCCGTGATCGCTCTCGGCTTCGTCGAACGCGGCGAGGTGACGGAGGAGCAGCTCGACAAGGCGCTCGACGTGCTGAGCATGACCCGCCCGGGCTGA